From Heliangelus exortis chromosome 11, bHelExo1.hap1, whole genome shotgun sequence:
acccgCTGCCGGATCAGCTCCCgcatctcctgctgctcccgCTCCAACCGGGCGGCCTCCTCCCGCAGCGCCCGGTGCCTGCCCTCCAAGCTGCTTCTCCCGGGGCCCAGCTGCCgggccaggctgcccagctcctcccGCCTGCGCTGGCTCTCGCTCCCGATGTCGCAGAAGGTGTGCGGACCGTCCAGCAGCGCGCAGGAGCAGCACAGCGCCCGCTGGCACTGCCGGCAGTAGATActgccaggaggaaaaaaaaaacaaaccaaaaaaacctgagtgCCCTTCAGAGGGGGCCGAAAAGCACCGGGCACCCTCCCCAGAGGGCGGCTGAGGAGTTGAACCAAGGGGGGAAACAGAGGCACGGGGTGGGAAAGGGCTTGGCCTGACATGGCTGCCTGCAGATGTGGGTGTCAAGCTGTGTTCAACCTGCCTGTGCTCCACACCCTCCTCCTGGGGATCTGCCAGCTCTGTAACacaccctgctccagcctggagTCTTGCCAGGGtggcagctctccctcccctgAGGCAGGTGATGAAACCCCCTTAGCTATTCCctccttcatagaatcatagaattggctgggttggaagggacctcagagatcatcaagtccaatccttgatccactactgctgcagttactagaccatggcactgagtgccacatccagtctctttttaaatatctccggggatggagaatccaccacttccctgggcagcccattccaatgtctgatcctctccgtaaagaaattctttctaatgtccaacctaaacctcccctggcacaacttgagaccgtgccctcttgtcttgctgagagttgtctgggaaaagagcccaaccccccctgcctccaacctcctttcacggagttgtagagagtgatgaggtctcccctgagcctcctcttctccagactgaacacccccagctccctaagcctctcctcataggatctgtgctcgagtcccttcaccagcctagttgccctcctttggacctgctccaggacctcgatatccttcctaaactgagcGGCCCGGTCCTGGAGGAGGATGTGACCTGGGCACCACTCACCTGGACACAAAGTCCTTGTTGGCATGACCCGGAGTGGAGCAGAAGAGGCTGCATGACTTCCTGGTGCTTTCCAGGAAACAGTGGGCTGACTCAGAACGCAGGTCCTCCACCCTCTTGGCCTCGTGGTTCTTCTTCTTGAAGAACCACTGGTGGTCCTCAAAGCACTTGGCACAGAGGAAATCTTCACACTCGGGGCACCACACCGCTGCCACGTTCCTCTCACACCGGCTGCAGCCGGGGCCATCACCACGGCTGATCTTCCTGTAGACCTTCAGCCTGGCCTGCAGGTTGGCAAAGAGGAGGTTGTCCATGGTGGGGATGCCGTTGGCCTGAGGGATGGGTGTCCAGCACACAGGGCACTGCCCGACGGGCTTGTTCTCACTCAGGCAGTCGAGGCACAAGGTGTGGAGGCAGGTGAGGAGCTTGAGGTGGGGAGATTCCCGCCGGCAGCCCTCACAGAGGATGAACTCCAAATcatcctgctccctgggctgTTGGGGTGGAGGGGAGCTTGGGGGGCGGTCTGGCAGGGGTCCCATCTCCAGGGGGGCAGCAGCACCGTCTCCATCTGGTGGGATATGGTGAAAGGTGAGTAAGTTGGGGAGTGGGAGACCTGAGTGTCCCGTTCCTCCCCCTGTGGGGAGGCCACACAGGCAACCTACGGTGTCCACCCTGCCACATGGAAAGAACGGACACCCGGGGTGGGCATGGGGCTCCCGTGGGGCCAGGGGGCGGCTGCATCCTGGCAAGGGGAAGGGTTCTCCTTCGacatttctctgctgcctgcaaagGGTTATGCTCCATCCTGCCCTTGGTGTGGGACCTTCGGTGCTCTcgtcccccctccccaacctcTTCCTTCTCTCGGATTTTAGTGTTAGTTTCTGATTTTAGTGTTGGAGAGGGACCCGGAGGGGGCGTGGGCACAAAGCGCCTTTGCTTTCGCTTTTGCTGCCATCGCCCATGAGcgaggaggagagggaggagcgGGCCTAGCGACAGCCCTGCCCTTCCTGGGAAACCTCCTGGGCTGCTGAAAACCTCCCGAGCCTTGTCCCCAAACCTGCCACCCCCCCcgctcctccccccccccaccacccgGCACCGCAGGCGGGAGCTCTCCGAAATCAAGCAGAGCCCTCCCCATACAAAGGTTGAGCACCCTAAAAATGGCCCCTACCTCCCGAAGGAGGTGGCTCCCTTTCTGGGGTGACCCTGGGCCAGGTTTTGCACCTTCCCACCTCCTCCAAAGAAGCGGCGACCCCTCCCCTCCCGTTACCTGCTGGGGGGCCAGGGCTGAGCGGCTGTGGGGCGGGGGGGCTGTCGGgcatggcagagctgggagccgGCAGCTATTCCCGGACACTTTCGTTTCCCGGCTCTGCTTcggggaggaagaggaggaggagctggagggaaggcaggggaaGGCGGGGAGATCCCCCAGGGGGAGGTGCGAGGGGAACGAGCCGGGGTGCCCagctcccccccacccccctcaaAGTTACTGGGGAGACGCAGACCCCCGGGGGGTGTTGCAGGCAGGGGCGGGGGATGCGGGGGGTGTCACGGACACCTGGAGGGGGATGAAGGCACTGGGATGGAGATACCGGGGGGGCGGGGGATGCAGGCaccggggtggggggggtcgGCAAGCTTCAGTTGCCAGAGCGGCCCCCGGCGCCGTGTGCTCGGTGCAAAACTGGGTGCCGGCCCGGCTGCTGTGTCTGGGGCAGTGGCTCGGACCCCAGCTTTAGCCACGGGGGGGGGGAGTTTAAACCCGCCCCATTGCtttcccattccccccccccgcctccccgcTCTAGGCAGCGCTGCTCTTTGTCTCCATCACCCTTTGCATGCAGGTGGCATGGAgatggcggggggggggggggttggcgGTGAGACCAGGCTGGAGcattttctgggaaaaataaCTCCCAGTGCTCTGTGGGGCCGGAGTACACTCTGGAAGTCCCGGCCCCCCAGGGGGTTGTGCGCTGGAAGGCCCATCCTTCCCATAGTACCAGGAGAGGCCTCCTgcgggggggaaaaaaaaaagccaacctcACCGAGCCCTTGAGCCGTGTGGTCACAGCCACATGAGAAGGGGACCAGgaagctccagcagctccatccgTCCACAGTCCCCGCGGCATCGGGATGGTGACCAGGGACACCCCAGGGTTATCTCAAAAGCTGTTTGTGGGGTGATGGCTTTTgtctcctcctgcccagggtGGCACCAGGAAGATGTGAGATCACAGGACAGGAAACCCCTGACAGGTTTGGTTTCTTCAAGCGAGTGTCCCCCAGCATACCAGCTGAGCGTGGTGGCTCTGTTCCGGTGTCCCATCAGGGCAGGGTGgttggctggggctggggacaggcagagaggGGGCTGGTGGCTGAGATGGCCGTGATAGCAGAGGGGAGCCCAGCTTAGAGGGCTTGGATGGTCAGGATTCCAGGCCCTTCCCTTGGGAGACTTTGCTTCCAGCAGTCCAGCATCGGGCTCTACAGTGCCCAGAAGGACTTCTTGCCCTTCGGATCCAAGCAAGACCCTCTGGGACCAGCTGGGAATACCACAGGTGAGTCCTGGCCTTGGAGCAGAACTGCTGCCTTCCTAGGGACTTTCCTGCCACTTTTGCTGTGGGATTGTTTTGCCAAATGAGGATGGTAATGAAACAGGGACACCAGAGTGCAAAGAGCAGAGGTGTTTCACTGGGGATAACTGAATAATGcaaccaaagaagaaaaatacagaacaaagcagctaaagcagacaaacagaaaatagaCAGGGTAATGCATCAAATCATTACCAATTAAGAGAAAGGAGAGTGATGCAGAGAGCTCCATCCCCACTGCCAGACATTCCCATCACCAGATCCGCAGTCCCTGGGGAGCCCCGGTTGCAGGGAGGATTTGGAGAGCCCTTCCCGGGAAGTGGGAAAATCCTACATGGGGTGTCCACCCGCAGGGGAGGCACCCAAAGTCCCTGGAAGTCCCCATCCAAAGTCCAGCCTTACAGACCAAGCAGCCTGCAGGTCAGGAGGACTTTGCATATTGACTTTGCAGAAGGAGATGAACTCTGCTTCTCCTGACCACCCATGACCAGCACTGAGCCAGAGTCCAGGGCATGGTTGGCAGGGTTTCTTCAACATCCTCTTAAGTGAGTTATTTTTGATGAATTAGGTTCTTGAGGATTAATATTAGGATGCAGtttcaattatttttgcaatttcCATACCAGGAGAGGATTCATCCATAAGTCAACTTTGGCTTGGGCCTCTTGTCCAAGCTTTAGCACTACAAAAGTGTCACCCTGGGGAGGAGGCTTGGCTTGGGGTTCATGGGCACAGAAGGGTGTTTTGGAGCAAGTactttcccctctcccagggcTGGCTGTCCTGGATCTGCCATTATCACTTCCTTGGGCTTTTTGCTGATGGTTGTCACTTTCCCCATCTCAGGATGGTTTGCCTCGAAGGTAAAGGAGGAAAGCAGGTGAGTAATGGGATGGCAACCCCCCCTCCATAGAGAGGGGGATTATTCCTTGCTGCCTCTTGTCCCGTCACCACTGTAGGACCCAGGGTTTTGCTTCTTCCCTAGTCTAAACTTTCCCATTCCAGATTATGCCCACTCACAAGTGAATTATCTTCTTCTGCCTGGGATGCATCCAGGTGCCACAGGGACCTGGCATGGTCCTGCTTTGCTCCCAGTCACAAGGGATGGGCCACGGGGTGAAGAATGGGAGAGATCCTGacccccctctgccccagctgacctccaaggatggggcaCTCATCTCCATGGGCACTGAGATCCATTTCCAGGTGTGGAACCCTGTGCTGTCTGTTCTGCTGGTGTCATTGCAGGATGCCATGACCAAGACCTTGATGAAGAAGAGGCTTCATGAGGTCCAAATGGAGAAGCTGAAAAGTGGGGAGCAGCTGCCCCAATGCTGCACAGAGCCCCCAGACTCTTGTTGTGGAGGTAACAGGGAGGGAAAACTGGAGCTGCTCAAAGATCTCCTGACCCTGGGCCTGGGAGGGAAGATGTGGTgatgaggagggagcagggggtcTCTGGAACTCTGTGACTTATCTCAAAGGGCTCTGGCCACACAGAAAAGCCCCCAGGTTGCTGGGAAGCTTAAGTTCCTCCCCCATATCTACAccagaaaaatgtctgaaagGGGCTCCAAGCTGGAAAAGGTTTTtggggagggaagcaggacAGGGCAGTGGCAGAGAGGCCAGGCCGAGAGCTTTGGGGTTGCAAGTCCACAAAAGGGGATGTAAAAGGAAGCTGGGGAGATGTACTGGTGTCTCTGGGTGGTTTGGAGGTCCAAGATGCTACCTGGTGCAGCACTGTGCCCAGGGGAGagtgaggaaaggggaaagaaagtcTGGGAGGGAGCCACAGAAAGAGGAACAAGACAGaggtcccctccctgtcccaacCTCCCCAGaaccaggagagcagagggcaAGCAGGGTTGAGGATGAGAGTGGAGGGTTCCAAGCTGGAGTCTAAGCTATGGGAATCCCCCTGgttgggggtgctggggtgggtgaTCTTCATGGCCCTACCCAGCTCTGCCTGAGCTCCCaactcctctccctttcttcccacCTTTGCAGCTGGAGATCCATGAACTGACCCAATCCTGGCTCCACCTGGAGGTGGCCCAAGTGGAGCTGAGCATGGAGGCTGTGCTGGATGGCACCATTCAGCACCTGGCTGCCCATTTTTtcagcaccagcctggctccagcaggCAGTGGGACCAGTGCTCCAGAGGCAGGTACCCAAGGAAGCTGGAGGAACTTGGCAAGGCACTGAAGCACTGTagagaaaatgtgtgtgtgggttTATGTCCTGGTGCACGTGTCTTTGGAGGTGTGCAAaagcaggaggggacagagagggtTGCTGTGTGATGGGGTCCCTGTCCTGCTagagctcctgctgccctcctcatGGAGCCTGCAGAAGTTGGGTGAGGATCTGAGCAGGGAAAATGAGGCTGAGGTTCACTGCCTCTCCTTAGGTTTACCccctgtcagggtttaacactgggctggcaattaaaccagaaaaagaaaaaggaaaaggaaaaggaaaagaaacaataagaaaaggaaaaaggaaaaggaaaagaaaaaggaaaagaaaaaggaaaaggaaaagaaaaagaaaaagaaaaagaaaaggaaaaggaaaaggaaaaggaaaaggaaaaggaaaaggaaaaggaaaaggaaaaggaaaaggaaaaggaaaaggaaaaggaaaaggaaaaggaaaaggaaaaggaaaaggaaaaggaaaaggaaaaagaaaaagaaaaagaaaaggaaaaagaaaaagaaaaagaaaaaggaaaaagaaaaggaaaagaaaagaaacaataagaaaaagaaaagggaaaagaaaaaggaaaagaaaaaggaaaaggaaaaggaaaagaaaaagaaaaagaaaaagaaaaagaaaaagaaaaagaaaaagaaaaagaaaaagaaaaagaaaaggaaaaagaaaaaggaaaaggaaaaaagaaaaaagaaaaaagaaaaaagaaaaaagaaaaaagagaaaaagagaaaaagagaaaaaggaaataagaaaaaagaaaaaagagaaaaaggaaaaaaaaaaaaagaaaaagaaaaaggaaaaaagaaaaaaaaagaaaaagaaacaggaaaaggaaaaaagaaaaaaaagaaaaaggaaaaggaaaaaatttgcAGGTGTCAACAGAACAAACCCAACAACTGTGGGTGAGAGGCCCAATCCAGCACCTCTGGATGGCCACCAGGATGGGTTTCCCAATGGCCACCAGGATGGGTTTCCCAGGAAACTGGGTGCTCTCAGCTGTTTCCAGTTGCCCTGGGGTGGGAGTGGCTGTGGGAGGTGGGGGCTACAAAAGCTCcttgggcagcagctgctccttgtgctgagcctggggagcaggatgaggcctgggagcagcctggaatttgtccttttgttttgggtttttggggagGTGGCTGCACCCAGCCCCTGGGCCTCCATTCGAGGGGAGGTAAAGCTATGGAGACAcggagcagcccctgctcctctggAGCATCCCAGAGccttttcccagccctgggcaTGGGTGGATatttcccagctccaggctgcagcccctctgcaccCCGTGGCTGTGCGGTGCCAGGAGGCTCAGGTGATGGTCACGGTCCACAGGGACCTTTTTGGGACAGGGCGCTTGGTCAGGGCTGCAGACCTGAGCCTGGGCTCAGCTGCTTGTCCGCCAGCATCCTGGAGTTCTGCTGCTGAGCCCCCTCCCAGGGTCACCTTCCTGGCTGGGCTGCACGACTGTGGCAGCACCCTCAGGGTAAGACTTGGGGGGGATGgagccctggggtggggggctgcACCTGGGTGACTTGGGAAACtgaggctggcagggagctccCTGGGCTCCAGGGGAAGCTCCAAGGCCTTCCCTGGAGGCTGGAAGTCTGGAGGAGTTGTGCTCTCTGGTCCAGGGGCATGGAAGGGTGTGCAAAGGGGGCAAAAAtttcgggttttttttcctgatgaagaGAGGAACTTAAAGCTTCCAGGAGTTTTTGTGCTGTTGCTGCCATCTCCCTGGTGATGAAGCCACCAGAGCAAGCTGGCAGGGGGTGTCTGCCTTAGGAGGTGCCTGGGTGCTGTTTGAGAGTTGTATGAAGGTTCCTGGGAGGTTAAGTGAAAATTCCAGGGGTTTCTCCTCGTTTCTCCTCTGGGAGAAGCTTGGGGCTAGCAGGGTGAGCAGCTACCCCCTGTGCTCCACCCAGCACATAGCTTCATTAAaaccccttcctcctccaggaAGCCACCTTCTGGTATCCTGAGGGATAGACTTTCCTGGCTGTTCTTCATGGAAACTCGAagaaaacaaccccccaaaaaacacaaaacaaaacaaaacaaacccaaccagcCCCCAGAACCAACTGGAGCTCCTCTACatcccccagtgctgctgggcagaaCCTGTCCTGGTAGAagctggagcatccctgtggCAGGATGAGTGCTGCTCAGCCGCTTCCAGAAGGGATGCTCCTGAGTATGGGCAGGAGAACCATCTCGGCACAGAGTCTCCAGGCCTCAGGGTGCTGCTCtgtggctgaggagcagggctCTTAGGGACGGGGtgctctgctctttttcttccccaggtCACCCCTGATGCTCTGGTCTACAGCACGAGTTTAAATTACAAGCCAGCTCTTGCTGGCAGCCCTGTCATCATCCGGACCAGCCCTGCCACTGTCCCCATCGAGTGCCACTACCCCAGGTGAGGCCCTGCAGGTGAGGACCatgccagctcctctgctgcctcGAGGCTCTTTACCCAGGGACATTTCCCCCAGGAGGGAAACCGTGAGCAGCAATGGAGTCAAACCCACCTGGGTGCCCTTCAGCTCCACCCTGTcctctgaggagaagctgccCTTCTCCCTGCACCTCATGAATGGTAAGTTTGGGGTCAGGGTCCCCCTCTGGTGgggggcaccctgggctgtCCCTGCTTTCACTAGATGGCACAGCTGGTactggtgctgctgggtttggagTGGGTTTGGGGAGTACCCAGGGCCTGTTTAGGGCTGGGTGGAGCAGGAGGTGGTTTCCCATTCCTGAGTGCCTGGAGACCTCTGTGCTTCCAGAGGACTGGAGTGCTGAGAGAGGCTCTGCTGTATTCCGACTGGGAGAAGTCCTCCACTTCCAAGCTGGTGTCAGCCTGGGGAGCCACGTGCCCCTGAGGGTCTTGGTGGACAGCTGCGtggccagcccagccccaggcaggagcTCCTCTCCCCACTACACTTTCATTGACTCCAGTGGGTAAGAACTGGCTGCTCCTTGGTTTAGAGATGCTTTCAGCACAGTCTGGGCTCCCCTGACAGGAGGATCCTGCTGGCCCTTGCCTTTTGTGCCTAGGTGCCTGGTGGATGGGCAGCTGGATGGTGCCACCTCGACTTTCATATCCCCAAGACCCAGGCAGGATGTCCTACAGTTTGCAGTGGATGTGTTCAGGTTTGCAGGAGACTCCAGCAATCTGGTAAATACTTCCCAAAGCAAGTCCCTTGTTTAGACAGGATCTTTCTTGGAGACCAGTTCTGATACTGGTCCAGACAAACCCTGGGCTTCAAGTGGCTGAACCCTGAGGTGGCTCAGAGGGAGCAGGATGGGGTTGAGATGGTCCTGTTGGAGACCATCCCAAGGACAtcccaacccctctgctctgctgccctccccagATCTACATCACCTGCCACCTGAAGGTCTCCCTGGCTGCCCAAGCTCCTGACCCTTTGAACAAGGCTTGTTCCTTCCACAAAGCCAGCAACCTGTGAGTAGCAGGAGCTCAAAGGTGAAAACCTTGGGCTTCTCAcctgccctgtcccctcccaggaaggtgtctggggggggggggggggggggaggggagggggagggttTTGGTCTATCCTAAGAGGCCCCACAGCACTTGAGGGATTCCCACCATGGGGTGAGCTGCTCACCATCCTTCGTCCCAGGTGGGCTCCTGTGGAAGGCACCCAGGATGTCTGCTCCTGCTGTGAGATGAGGAGCTGTGCCTTGGCTGGGAATTCCAGTAGGCTCCAGGTTCCTTCCCAAAGGCAAGGAGGACGTGCCAGGAGAGAACTGCCCTCCAAGCTTGGTAGGTCTCTTGGGCTCTGTCACCGTCATGGGTGGCAACTGGCTCAGAACTGGGTGCTTGGAGCTGCCTCAGTGCTAATCCAAGGCTTGGGAGAGCTTGGAAATGAGCTGGGTCCCTCCAAGATCCTCCTTTTCAGATCCCTTGGTGGGAGAAGGGGATGTTGTGGTTGGACCTCTCCTCATCCACAGCTGGCAGGACCACAGAGGGAGAAGGATGCCTTCAGAAGGTAAGGAGAACCTGGGGAAAGGGGGATGGTGTCAGTAGCAGGTTCTGGTTTGGGTCATAACCACCTCCTTGCTTCTCCTTCCTAGATGCAGGCCACTTGTGGGTGGTGTTGGGGCTGGCCACGGTTGCTGGTTTGGTTCTCCTGGTCCTCGTGGTTCTGGGAACTCTGACAGTCTGCCCAAAACCCAGCAACTCTCTTTAAGCCACTGGCTTCAACTTTTATAGCCTGTCCAATAAAAACTCAACTGAAAGATTGAGAGGCTTGGCAGAGAAGTCTTTTTTCCTGGAGGGACTGAGCTAACCAAATCTTCACCCTAACTGGGCCTCTTTGCACCCAATTTGGCCCTTGCTCCCCTGAAGCCCTGTCCTCAGCAGGGTCTTACACCcccctcagcatctcccagagCTCCTGAGGGGTAACTGATGAAAACAAATCCCCACCCAGATGTTGTCATCTTGTCTCCAGAAGCAAGGAGCTGTGTTGGGCATCAAGACTTTCTACTTTTCTGTGGAGCTCCTTGGGTTGGCTCCGTGCTGCTACCTCCTTACTCAATGAGCCAAGGGCAACTAAAGGTTTAGTGATACCTGGAGCATTCTCTTCCACCCTGAAGCTGCTTCTGGGAGGGAAATGTAGCTTTGATGGCTGAAGAAGGGAGCACAACTccagggtgggggggttgggctTTTCCTTGGGGCAGGAGACAGGAATTCCATTCCCTGCCCCAAGGACTGTTTACACATAGTTGTGTGTAACAAGCCTTGGCTGAAATGTGTAAACAGTCCTTGGGGCAGGGAATGGAATTTTTGTCCCCatttccccaccaccaccacaaaaaaaaaaaaaaaaaaaaaaaaagtattgatGGGCCTGAagtgcttttggttttttgcctcCTCCTGCTGTGAAATTGGGGCTTTTGTGCTCAGCAGAGTAGCTGTAAGGGTGAGATGCTTCTCCCCCAAACCCGGGACATGTTGCTCCTCACTACCTGGAGAGGTTCCCACTTGGAGCAGGGGTGGGAACTGAGCACCTTGGTGTTGGATTGGGGGAGCTGGGGTTTACCAGTGCCTCAGGAGCTGGTTTTGCAGGGGACAGGGACCTGCTGCAATCTTTTGTCCTGCTCTGGGGGGGCTTGGGCAGCCCTCAGGGTTGTGGGGACCAGAGGAAAGTGGTACCTTGCACAGCCTGCCCTGTGTTTGGGTGGCATCCAGCACCCTGAAGACCCCCACCCTTTGATaggtgtcccctccccccatGGGGTCTCCTTGGCAGGAGTTTGGATCACTTAAGCTTGTGGTTCCATCCTTCCCCTTGGTGGCTCAAGGAGCTAAAAGCAAATGAGTCCTCCCTCAAAATGAAAGCTCTGTGTGGGATCTGGGATTGATTTTGGGTGGGGGTTGGCAGTATGGCCCCTTTATAACCTGCCCATCCCTATAACCTGCCCCTCACTATGGGGGGGTTGATAATTTTCTTGCAGTGAGGTCAGAGAGGAGCCTTTcagaagctgagctgggagATGTCTTCACCACCTTCTTTACAGCTGGGAGATGTTAGTTTTGTGGgcaaaagggagaagaggagggcTTGGAAGGAGGGGTGGAGGAGATCTCAGAAGTTCTCTAGTCCAACACCAGCTAAACCAGCCCTAGGCTGGCTTGGCTGAGGCTGGTAAcagccagggatggagatgcccagcccagggctgcacagacctcttggaaaagaaatatttcctcacCTCAACCCCCCAGACCATAacttttgcagctgctgctgggttaCATTTTCATCTATCTGATTCCTTGTCTTTGCCAGCTAAAAAATGCCTTAACCACCCCTGGGCACGCATGGTCTGGGAGGTGACCATCTCTGCTTTGCTGAGGTGCACAGGGGGGAGTTTTAAAGGCAAGTTCTTGCCCTGTGCAGCTAATGAAGCAAAAATTCCTTGGATGGCTCCAGGAGGAAAGGCAAATATCATCCAGTTTGGGTCTACAAAGAAACTAGGGATAGGGAAGTGCTCTTCTAGAGCAGCCaccccctccagcacctcctgccctggctctggTAAGGCTCAGTGGCAGCACTCACCTTGCTGGGTGAGATGGGAGGCTTTGGACTGAAAAACTGCTGttctaaggaaaaaatgagGTGTGCTTTACAGTCTCCTTGCTGCAACAAGGGAAAAACCCCTGGGTTTCCGCAGGTGCTTGTCCTGTGCACGGGGactttctgctctctgcctcctccaaaaaaaaaccccacaaaaccaaaaagcctcAAGCTCCCACTCTCACACAACTGCACTGGGAATGTTGTGCTGTGCCTGGAATCAAGCTGGGACAGCAGGGCCTGGCAGAGGCTCACCTGGGAGCAGAAAGCCCCTTTTTCATAAAGAAACAGCTCCTTTTCTCTAAGCCTGGCTATGGGATCCCTCTCTGCTCATTTGagctggggaagcaggaggTGCCCCCCAGGAGGGTTAATTCTGCTTGAGGCTCAAGCCTCGACACCCCGAGCCCCCCAGCCTGGGTGCTGTGTCTCTCTGGGTGGAGTGGGGTGGATGCTGGCATCTCCTGGGGTCCTTGCATCCAAGGCCCTGTCTGAGTGGTGATGGGAGGGTTCCTGATTCAGCATCAACCTTATCTCCCTGACGCATGGGGCTCGGGATGCTCCTCCCATCCTCCCTGTTCCTAAGcaagagctgggctggaggaatTTTAAACATCCAAGTGAAATCCTGGACCCACAGAGAGCAACGGGGTTGGGGCATCAACTTCTTGGGGGTGTGTGGAAAGGGGATGGTTTCTACTTCAGCCAGTTTTCCACTGGTGTGTTGTGGGGAAGTTGAGTCAGTCCCAGCTCCAAGCCCAGTGGGATTTCTGCTAGGAGGGGGCCGGCTGCCTTCTAGCCCCAAAATTTGCTATTTCTATTTGTTTTCCTAGAAATGGCTGAGCTGAAATCCAGCTTGGAGCTTCCTGCTGTCCCTAAGGCTTGCCAGGGGGCTCCTGAAGGATGAGGCAGGATTTGGGGGATGAAATGGAGCATCCCTcacacagagctggcaggaTGCTTCCAGAGCCTGGGTAGGGAACATGAGTTAAAGATACTCACTCAAAAGAAGGGACAAACGCCAATAATGAGTCTTGGAAACAGCCTGGGTTTATTTTGAAGCAGCTTTCCCTGTTCCCCATCTGTGAGGAGCCTGGTGCTCCATGGTGATCCCtaagagggggggggggggtctgcagCAGGGGGGCTGCTTTTACCCTGAGCCCTTTTCTTTGTAGgcagcaaagcaaacagaacctaaacagctggggaaagggaagcagaggggaaaaatgaaaggctgtggctctgctgctgaggctgaaaTAGGGGCTGTAAAGCCCTGGCTGAGAATGGCCACGCTCGTGACAGTGTTGAGGGctccccatctgctgctgctcctgacaCAACATCCCAGTCCTGGCCCAGCTGAGATGTTTGAAGCCCCTGCTTGGGCTGGACCTGTGCCCCCCAGGacctcagcatccctctggaAAACCAGAGTCCCACAGGGGCCACAGTGCCGGGCAGGAATAGTCCCTGTGGAAGGGTGGGGAAGGACCCGGAT
This genomic window contains:
- the STOML1 gene encoding LOW QUALITY PROTEIN: stomatin-like protein 1 (The sequence of the model RefSeq protein was modified relative to this genomic sequence to represent the inferred CDS: substituted 1 base at 1 genomic stop codon); translated protein: MAGGGGVGDGRDSRGEPSLEGLDGQDSRPFPWETLLPAVQHRALQCPEGLLALRIQARPSGTSWEYHRAGCPGSAIITSLGFLLMVVTFPISGWFASKIMPTHKXIIFFCLGCIQVPQGPGMVLLCSQSQGMGHGVKNGRDPDPPLPQLTSKDGALISMGTEIHFQVWNPVLSVLLVSLQDAMTKTLMKKRLHEVQMEKLKSGEQLQLEIHELTQSWLHLEVAQVELSMEAVLDGTIQHLAAHFFSTSLAPAGSGTSAPEAGTQGSWRNLARH
- the LOC139800944 gene encoding zona pellucida sperm-binding protein 3-like; translated protein: MRPGSSLEFVLLFWVFGEVAAPSPWASIRGEVKLWRHGAAPAPLEHPRAFSQPWAWVDISQLQAAAPLHPVAVRCQEAQVMVTVHRDLFGTGRLVRAADLSLGSAACPPASWSSAAEPPPRVTFLAGLHDCGSTLRVTPDALVYSTSLNYKPALAGSPVIIRTSPATVPIECHYPRRETVSSNGVKPTWVPFSSTLSSEEKLPFSLHLMNEDWSAERGSAVFRLGEVLHFQAGVSLGSHVPLRVLVDSCVASPAPGRSSSPHYTFIDSSGCLVDGQLDGATSTFISPRPRQDVLQFAVDVFRFAGDSSNLIYITCHLKVSLAAQAPDPLNKACSFHKASNLWAPVEGTQDVCSCCEMRSCALAGNSSRLQVPSQRQGGRARRELPSKLDPLVGEGDVVVGPLLIHSWQDHRGRRMPSEDAGHLWVVLGLATVAGLVLLVLVVLGTLTVCPKPSNSL